A stretch of the Drosophila sulfurigaster albostrigata strain 15112-1811.04 chromosome 2L, ASM2355843v2, whole genome shotgun sequence genome encodes the following:
- the LOC133841665 gene encoding 60 kDa heat shock protein homolog 2, mitochondrial yields MLHLFRNPSVRRNALITSQLLRRSYAKDVKFGPEVRAMMLQGVDVLADAVAVTMGPKGRNVIIEQSWGSPKITKDGVTVAKSIALKDKFMNIGAKLVQDVANNTNEEAGDGTTTATVLARAIAKEGFEKISRGANPVEIRRGVMLAIDTVKDNLKKMSRPVNTPEEIAQVATISANGDNSVGKLISNAIKKVGRDGVITVKDGKTLNDELEVIEGMKFDRGYISPYFINSSKGAKVEFQDALLLFCEKKIKAASSIVPALELANSQRKPLVIIAEDVEGEALSTMVVNRLKVGLQVCAVKAPGFGDNRKENLADMAIASGGIVFGDDANLVRLEDVKVSDFGRVGEIVVTKDDTMLLKGHGQKPMIEKRVENLREAINETTSNYEKEKMQERLARLSSGVALLRVGGSSDVEVNEKKDRVNDALNATRAAIEEGIVPGGGTALLRCINKLNDIKGANEDQNMGIEIIKRAMRMPCMTIAKNAGVDGAMVVAKVEILDGDYGYDALKGEYGNMIERGIIDPTKVVRTAIIDAAGVASLLTTAEAVVTEMPLDDASPAGGMGGLGGMGGMGGMGGMGGMGGLGM; encoded by the coding sequence ATGCTACATCTGTTCAGAAATCCTTCAGTGAGACGCAACGCGCTGATTACCAGTCAGCTGCTTAGACGAAGCTATGCCAAGGATGTTAAATTTGGCCCAGAGGTGCGGGCGATGATGTTGCAGGGCGTCGATGTGCTTGCCGATGCTGTAGCCGTTACGATGGGTCCCAAAGGACGCAATGTAATCATTGAGCAGAGCTGGGGATCGCCAAAAATCACAAAGGATGGTGTCACAGTGGCCAAATCAATTGCTCTGAAGGATAAGTTCATGAACATCGGTGCCAAGCTGGTGCAGGATGTGGCCAATAATACCAACGAGGAAGCAGGCGATGGCACCACAACAGCCACAGTGCTGGCTCGTGCCATTGCCAAAGAGGGCTTCGAGAAGATCTCACGTGGTGCGAATCCCGTAGAGATTCGACGTGGTGTCATGCTGGCCATTGACACGGTCAAGGATAATCTGAAGAAGATGTCGCGTCCCGTGAATACGCCCGAGGAGATTGCCCAAGTGGCCACGATATCGGCGAACGGCGACAATTCTGTGGGCAAGCTGATCAGCAATGCCATCAAGAAGGTGGGACGTGATGGCGTGATCACTGTGAAGGATGGCAAGACCCTGAACGATGAGCTAGAGGTGATCGAAGGCATGAAATTTGATCGTGGCTATATTTCGCCATATTTCATCAACAGCTCCAAGGGCGCAAAGGTGGAATTCCAGGATGCGTTGCTGCTTTTCTGTGAGAAGAAAATCAAGGCGGCCTCTAGCATTGTGCCTGCTCTTGAGTTGGCCAACTCACAACGCAAGCCTCTGGTTATCATTGCCGAGGATGTTGAGGGCGAAGCACTCTCGACCATGGTTGTCAATCGTCTGAAGGTGGGTCTGCAGGTGTGTGCCGTGAAAGCACCAGGTTTTGGTGACAATCGCAAGGAGAATCTCGCTGATATGGCCATTGCCAGTGGTGGCATTGTATTTGGAGATGATGCCAATCTTGTGCGCTTAGAAGATGTCAAAGTGAGCGACTTTGGACGCGTTGGCGAAATTGTGGTGACCAAGGATGATACCATGCTGCTGAAAGGTCATGGCCAGAAGCCCATGATCGAGAAGCGTGTGGAGAATCTGCGCGAGGCAATCAACGAAACCACATCGAACTATGAGAAGGAGAAAATGCAAGAACGTCTTGCCCGACTCTCCTCGGGCGTGGCTTTGCTGCGCGTCGGCGGTTCCAGCGACGTGGAGGTCAATGAGAAGAAGGATCGCGTCAACGATGCCTTGAATGCCACCCGAGCTGCCATCGAGGAGGGAATTGTGCCTGGCGGAGGCACTGCTCTGTTGCGTTGTATTAACAAGCTGAATGATATCAAAGGTGCCAACGAGGATCAGAATATGGGCATTGAGATCATTAAACGTGCCATGCGCATGCCTTGCATGACCATTGCCAAGAATGCTGGCGTTGATGGTGCCATGGTTGTGGCCAAGGTGGAGATACTTGACGGTGATTATGGCTACGATGCTCTGAAGGGGGAATACGGCAACATGATCGAGCGTGGCATCATTGATCCCACCAAAGTGGTGCGCACAGCCATCATCGATGCGGCTGGAGTCGCCTCACTTCTCACCACTGCCGAGGCTGTTGTCACAGAGATGCCGCTGGATGATGCCAGTCCAGCTGGTGGGATGGGTGGCTTAGGCGGTATGGGAGGCATGGGCGGAATGGGTGGCATGGGCGGCATGGGTGGTCTGGGCATGTAA